Part of the bacterium genome is shown below.
AGGAGCCCCACGATCAGCAGGTCGCAGCCATCAAGGCAGGCGAAGAGCCGCCGGATCTCGTCGCGATCGAAGACCACCGGCAGCCGCTTAGGTCGTCGCGCACGAACCAGGCCTTGGAGTTCGCCGAAATCGCGCCCGAGGACTTCCCGGTACAGAAACAGCAGCCCGGAGAGAGCCTGATTCTGCGTTGCTGCGGCGACCTTCTTCTCGACCGCGAGATGAGTGAGAAAGAGGGATATCTCCTGCTCTCCCATCTCCTTTGGATGGCGTTTCTCGTGGAAGAGAATGAAGCGGCGGATCCAGCGAACATAGGCCTGCTCCGTTCGTGGACTCAAATGGCGCAGTCGCGCCCGATGCCGGACGCGGTCGAGCAGACGCGGTTGAGATCCCATCGAGGGTAGAGACGCGAGCAAGAGCGGCGTCCTGGCGCTCGAGGAGCCAATCGAACGCCGGCGGGCTCGAGAGAGTGTGCTGTCTTCAAGCGGCGGGACCGCCAGAGAGCTCACCGCGCTCAATTCGCTGACCGACGGGGTATCCGTCACCTACTACCCTCTCGATTCGAGCTTCCAGGTGCGACCGCCTACAAGAGTGCGGCGAGACTTCGATCGGTTGGCGGAGGCCTATCCGCGGCGGCCCATTCTGGTGCTCGAAGCCGGCTATCCGTCCGGCAAGGGGAACAAGAGCTCCAAAGCCAAGCAGAGGAAGTTCGTCAAGAGGCTGTTCGCGGCCTGGGATCGCCATCCCGATCAGATTGTGTAGCGGCGGCCTTTCTCAAACCCCGAGCCCTACTTTTTCGTACCATGACCACTGGCGAAAGCAGGATTCGTTCCGCCGATAGACCGAGAAACCCGATGGTAGGATCCTGCCTGCCTCACACCGCGCCCGATCGGGGCACCTCAAGACACTTTCAGGAGACCTTTCAGATGAAGAAGACACGCCGTGCCGTTTTTCTGCCCGTGCTGCTCATGCCGGTCGTTCTCAACGCGCCGGAGCCGGTCTATGCCGAAGGCGCAGACACCACTGCCGCCATGGCCTACCCCGCCACCGAGCGGATCGAGCACTACGACGACTACCACGGCACCAAGGTGCACGACCCCTACCGTTGGCTCGAGGACGACGTTCGCGAGTCCGACGAGGTCGCGCAGTGGGTCGAGAAGCAGAACAAGGTCACCTTCGGCTACCTCGACCAGATCCCCGAGCGCGAGCGCATCAAGCAGCGCCTGACCGAGCTCTGGGACTACGAGAAGCTCTCGACACCCTGGCAGCAGGGTGGGCGCTACTTCGTATTTCGCAACAACGGTCTCCAGAACCAGAACGTCCTGTTCGTCAAGGACTCGTTCGAGGGTGAAGAGCGCGTGCTGATCGACCCAAACACCTGGTCGGATGACGGCACGGTGGCCATGCGCAGTACTTCGGTCGACCCCAAGGGCAAGTACCTGGCCTACGCGATCGGCGACGCCGGCTCGGACTGGCAGACCTGGCGGGTGATGGAGGTCGACTCGGGCATGGTGCTCGACGACGAGCTCAAGTGGGTCAAATTCTCGGGCGCCGACTGGACTCCGGACGGCAAAGGCTTCTTCTACGGCCGCTACGCCAAGCCCGAGGAGGGCGCGGAGTTTCAGTCGCTCAACCTGAACCGGAAGATCTACTACCACCGCATCGGAACACCGCAGTCCGACGACGTCATGGTCTACGCTCGCCCCGATCACCCCGACTGGGGTTTCTGGCCCGAGGTCACCGAGGACGGCAAGTACCTGATTCTCCATACCTCGATCGGAACCGACGCTCGATACCGCATCTTCTACCGCGACCTCTCCGAGCCCCTCGGCGGCATGGTCGAGCTGATCGACAATTTCGACCACGAGTACACCTTCGTCGCCTCGAACGGCCCGGTCTTCTACTTCCAGACCAACAACGGCGCGCCCAAGCGCCGCCTGATCGCGATCGACACCCAGAACCCGGCGCTCGAGAACTGGCGCGAGGTCATCCCCGAGAGCGAGGCGACCCTGATCGAGGTCGAGTTCGTCAACGGTCAGTTCTTGGCCCGCTTCCTCGAGGACGCCAAGACCGCGGTCCGGGTCCACGCCGAGTCGGGCGAGTTCGTGCGCAACGTCGACTTCCCCGGCATCGGCACCGCCACCGGTTTCTACGGCGACCACGACGACAACGAAACCTTCTACAGCTTCTCGAGCTTCACCACACCGACCTCGGTCTACCGCTACGACCTCGAAACGGGCACGAGCGAGCTTCTCGACACCGCCAAGGTCGATTTCGATCCGGCCGACTTCACCGTGCGCCAGATCTTCTACGAGTCCAAGGACGGCACCCGCGTACCCATGTTCCTCGCCCACAAGAAAGGCGTCAAGGACGACGGCACCAACCCGACGCTTCTCTACGGCTACGGCGGCTTCGACATCCCGATGAGGCCCAGTTTTTCGATCACCCGCTTGGCCTGGATGGAGATGGGCGGCGTCTTCGCCATGGCCAACCTGCGCGGCGGCGGCGAGTACGGCGAGGAGTGGCACAAGGCCGGCACCAAGCTCCAGAAGCAGAACGTCTTCGACGATTTCATCGCGGCGGCCGAGTGGCTGATCGACAACAAGGTCACCAAAAAGGAGAAGCTGGCGATCCAGGGCGGCTCGAACGGCGGCCTGCTTGTCGGCGCGGCGATCACCCAGCGACCGGACCTCTTCCAGGCGGCCCTGCCCGCAGTCGGGGTCATGGACATGCTGCGCTTCCACAAGTTCACCGCGGGCCGCTTCTGGACCGACGACTACGGCTCCTCCGACGACCCGGAAGAGTTCAAGGCCCTCTATGCCTATTCGCCGTACCACAACCTCGAGGAGGCGTCCTACCCCGCGACGCTGGTCACCACCGCCGACACCGACGACCGGGTGGTGCCGGGCCACAGCTTCAAGTTCGCGGCCCAGCTCCAGCACGCCCACAAGGGCGACGCACCGGTCATGATTCGAATCGAGACCCGCGCCGGTCATGGTGGCGGCACCCCGACCACCATGCGGATCGAGCAGTACACCGACCTCTGGGGCTTCCTGGTCAAGAACCTGGACATGGAGCTGCCGCCGATGGTCGAGTCGGACCAGGCGCCGCTGGGCGCGCAGTAGCCCGACAGCTGAAGGAGCGCCGCGTGCGCCCCGGAGGGAGCCTCTCTTCGCTCCCGGAGAGGCGGCACCGGCGCGACACTATCGCCCCGGAAACCTCAGAAGTCTCCCAAGTCTCCGATAAACTCGCGCCATGACCCGAGACGAAGCCCTTGCCCTCATGCACTCCAACGTCCAGGCCGAAGGCCTCAGACGCCACGTGATCGCGGTCGAGGCCGCGATGGGTCTCTACGCCGAGAAACTGGGCGCGGACCCCGACCTCTGGCGGCTGGCGGGTCTCCTCCACGACTACGACTGGGAGATCCACCCGACGCTGGAGGCGCACCCGGCCGAAGGCGTGCCGATGCTGCGCGAAGCGGGCTGTCCCGAGGACGTCGTCCAGGCGATCCTGTCGCACAACACTGCCGGCACCGGCGTCGAGCGCTCGCGGCCGATCGACTTCGCGCTCCTCGCCTGTGACGAGGTCACGGGACTTGCAATCGCATCGACCCTGGTGCGTCCCTCGAAGGACATCCGGGACGTCAAGATCAAGTCGCTCAAGAAGCGGTGGAAGGAAAAGGCCTTTGCCCGCGGGGTGAACCGCGAGGAAGTCGAAGAGGCCACCGAGGACTTCAGCCGCGAGTGCTTCGGCGGCACGCTCGAGCTCTGGGAGCACGTCCAGAACGTGCTCGGCGCGATGCAAGGCGCGGCCGAGGAGCTCGGTCTCGACGGCCGGCTCGCCCAGGCCTGAGCACCTCGCCCGGCTCGCTACAATGCCTTGATGTTGCCGAAGGCCCCGGCCGGAGTCTGGAAGCGAGCCCTCATTGTCGCAGCGCTTGCTGGCACCGCGGTCCTGTTCACGGTGTCGTTGTCGGCGGCGTGGTCCAACACGGCCGACGACGCCTACATCACGCTGCGCTACGCCCGCCATCTCGCCGAAGGGCAAGGCATCTCATGGAACCCGGGCGAGCCGCCGGTCGAAGGCTATTCGAACTTCCTTTTCGTGCTGCTGGGCGCGGGTTTGATGAGGGTCGGTGGAGCCACTGATTCCATGGTCTGGCTCAAGGGGATGGGCGCCGCGGCCGCCGCCGGCACGTTCCTGCTGGCCTTCCTGATCGCGAAGCGTCTTTACCCGGCGGCGGGTGCCGCCATGGGAACAGCGGCGGTCGTCGTAATGGTGGCTCACCCAGGCCAGGCGTTTTGGGGGGTATCCGGAATGGAGACCACGGTCTGCCAGTTTCTGATCGTGCTCTCGGCCTGGGCCCTGCTCGGCGCACGCGAACCGGCCTCGATGAACCGCAGGCTTGTCGTCGCTTCGCTGGCGCTTTTTGCGGCCTCGATCACCCGCCCGGAGAGCCCGATCGTCCTGGCGGCTTTTCTCCCATTCGCATTCGCCCAAGGCACATGGGGACACTCGAAGCGCTCGGGAAGAGGCTCCGCCGGAATTCGAGTGACGCCGACGCTGCTCCTGCCTTTTCTGGCCCTCTACCTGCCCTACACGGCCTGGCGGCTCTGGACCTTCGGGCGCTGGCTGCCCAACTCGGCTGCCTGCAAGGCCGGCTACTCGAGCGACCCGTTCTATCTCGGCCGCGAGTTTCTGGAGTTCTCCTGGCCGCTCCTGGCCCTGGCGCTCGCCGGCCTCGCTCTTGGCTGGCGAGACAGCCGGCGGCGGCGTGATCACATCATGCTGCTCGGAGTACCGCTGCTCTATTTCGCGACTTTCTTCGGCGTCGATCCGGTGATGAGCCATCTCGACCGCCATTTCCTCGCCGTGCTGCCGCTGGTGGTGATCGCCGGGCTTCTTGGCCTTGCGGCCGTTGCCGAGAGGCTACTCCCTCAGGCCCACAGGGGTCTCACCGGCCCGATCGTGCTGATCGTGGCGGTGCTGTTCGGGACGCTCTCGGCCCCGACCGTCGTCGGCGACGTCCGCCGGGCGGTCCGGCTCGCTCATCCGCTCGAGGACTTGCGCCGCGAGCTCGGCATGTACCTCCGAGAGAACCTGCGCCCAGGCGAGGCTCTTGCGATCGGAGACACCGGTCTCGTCCCGTTTCTTGCCGGCGGCCGAGTCCTCGACATCTACTGCTTGAATTGCCGCGAAGCCACCATGCCCCCAATCGATCGCTCCCCGGAGCGTCTCGCCGACTGGATCCTCTCGAACCAGCCTCGCTTCATCGTCATACAGGCCGTGAACGCCGCATCCGAGCGGGGCGTCTGGCCCGCAGATCGAGCGCTGCAGGAGCATCCCGCGCTCGAGAGTCGCTACTCGCGCACACGCGAGCTCGGCGACGCCGGCGATCCCTTGGGCTACATCGTCTTCGAGCGCCGAGGCGGCGCCTCACTCGAGCTGCGCGACCTCGAGGTCGCGCAGCTCGACGGTCGAAACGTGGCGCATGGAGTCCCGGGCGTACCGTGGCGAAACCAGATCGACCGACAGGCCCGGCCCGTTGACCCCGAAGTTCTCCTGATCGAAGAACAGAATGCCGCCCACGCGGCGGTAATTGGTGAGCTTACGGAACCGGATGCCGCCGTCGTTACGCTCGTAGCTGTACGCAAAGAGCTCGAGCCGGGCGGTCTCGGGATCGAACCAGTAGAGAAACTCATCGTCGGCGTCGGTGCTGGTACCTGACTGGAACGTCACCTTCACTCTGCGAAGCTCGCGGCCGTCCCAACTCTCGAGCCCCAGATCCTCGAGATTCACGCTCGGATCCTCCAGGCGATACGGCAGAAATACGAAGTACACTCGCTGCAAGACCCAGTCGCGACGCGAAGCGTCCAAAGCCATGGCGGCCTCCGAGCCCGGAGCGGCGCCGGTGGTCAGGCCGATGCCATCTTGCCACTCGCGTGTGGCATTGTTGTCGATGCAGACCCGCTTCTCACGCTCGCGGACCACCGCCGTGGCGCAGTATTCGAAAAGGCCGCCATCCTGCGTCACCTCGAGCTTCGAGCACCCCGACTTCGAGCACAGCTGGAGATCCGTGCGCGTCGATGTGTAGAGCTCGCCACCGTGGTAGTCGATCGCGCGCACGACCAAGTCGGCGGCGGACTCGGCGGCGACCGGCGCCGCGGTCCATGCCAGCGCACCGGAAAGAGCAAAGGCGACTACGATTCGCATCGCGACCCTGATGTTATGCCACCGCCGCCCCGTCTAGCGATCGAGCTCCGTCTCGGGCGGACACTCGTGCGACGACCGTCGACACCTCCGTGGCGACCATAGGTGGACGTGGTCGGTACACCTGGAACGTCGGGCACGGAGGCCCGACGCTACTCAGAAGGCAGAGGCAAGCCGATTCGGCAGGGCAGCCGGCCAGGGGGCTCGCAGCAAGCGCTCGAGATATAGATTCGGAGGCCTTCATCGGGTTGCGCGTAGCGGCGCGCAGGCGCGGGCCCGACCGCTGCAGGCCTCTTGGCCCGAGCCGGCCCCTGGCACATCGCCCGCCGCGCCGCCGACGATGCGCTCTTCGAAGGAAGGTCACCCGCGCGACACTATCGGCTAAGCAACTTCAGCCTGAACCCGTGCCGGCAAGTGAAGGAGCGCCGCGTGCGCCCCGGAGTGGGCCTCTCTTTGCCCACGGAGGGGCGACACCGGCGCGACGCTATTGACGCACCGACCTCAGAGTGTCTTGTCTCCGCGTAGAATGCCTCGACCCCGGAGCGCCGCTTGACCGCCGACACCACCACCAGGTTCTTTCACTCGACCGGCGCCGCCACCTTCTCGCAGGCGTGGCGCCTGGGAGTCACCTTCCTGACGCAGCTCGTCTTGATGAAGCTGCTCAGGGCCGGCGACTGGGGACTCTACGAGTGGACGGTCACCGTCTTTCTGGTCTTCGGCGCCCTGCGCGACCTCGGGTTGCTCTACCACGTCATCCGGCTCAAGCCCCGGCCCTACGGCAACGTGCTGGCAGTCGAGCTGGCCTGGGGCGCCCTGCTCTCGCTCGCCACGTTCTTCGGTGCCGAGCAGGTCGCGCGCGCCTTCCCCGGCGCCGGCCCGGAGGTCGTGCCGGTGATCCAGGCCTTCAGCCTGTTTCTCTTTTTGGAAGGCCTGTCGTCGGTCCCCCGGATCTACTTCGACGCCGAGCTCATGGTGGGCCGAACGGTTCTACCCGAGATCTTGCGCAATCTCATCTTCGCCGCGACCTCGCTCACGCTGGCCTTCTTCGGCTATGGCGTCTTCAGCATGGTCACCGGGCTCGTGGTGAGCATGGCGTACTACACGGCGCACCTCTGGATTCGCGCCTGGCCCACCATCCCTTTGGTCTACGAGCGCGGCCGGAACTGGGCGCTCATCCGGCCGAGCCTGCCGCTGGCAACGATCTGGTTTTTCGCGATTCTCGCCCGCCATATCGATCCGGTTCTCCTCGGGCTGTTCAGCTTCGACAAGGACACCGTCGGCCTCTACACGCGCTCCTACTTCTTCGCCTTCCTGGTCACGGTCACCCTGGTGCCCGCCATCACCCGCGTCCTCTACCCGGCGCTGGTGGCGTACTCGGACGACCCCGTCAAACTGAGCGAAGCCTACCGGCTCGCCACCCTGCTGGTGCTGACGCTCGAAGCACCGGTGGCGGCGTTCCTGTTTCTCAATCCCGAAGCTTTCCTTTCGATCTTCGGCACCCAATGGACCGGCGCCGTACCGTTTTTGCGGGTGCTCGCCATCGCCCCCCTGATCGATCCGTTCAGCCGGCTCGGCGGCGAGATCCTCAAGGTCTATCACCACGACCGGCTGTGGATCGTGTCGCTGGTTCTGACGCTCCTGACTTTCGTGGTCGCGGGCTACTTCCTGATCTCGGCATTCGGTCCGATCGGCATGGCCTGGGCCAACTACCTGCCCATCGGCGGCCTGGTGATGGCCTGGGGGATCCACCGGATCGCGCCGGGCCCGTTCTTCCGCCTGCTGCGCGATATTGTCGTCATCTACCTGGCCCCGATCGTTCCGTTTCTGATCGCCTATCTGGCAGCGGGAGACCGGCTCTGGCTGCGGTTCGGCCTCTCCGTACTCGCCGGCCTGGTCACCGCGGCCTTCTACTGGCGGAAGTTCGGCCGGTCTTTTGTCGCCTTCT
Proteins encoded:
- a CDS encoding oligosaccharide flippase family protein, with the protein product MTADTTTRFFHSTGAATFSQAWRLGVTFLTQLVLMKLLRAGDWGLYEWTVTVFLVFGALRDLGLLYHVIRLKPRPYGNVLAVELAWGALLSLATFFGAEQVARAFPGAGPEVVPVIQAFSLFLFLEGLSSVPRIYFDAELMVGRTVLPEILRNLIFAATSLTLAFFGYGVFSMVTGLVVSMAYYTAHLWIRAWPTIPLVYERGRNWALIRPSLPLATIWFFAILARHIDPVLLGLFSFDKDTVGLYTRSYFFAFLVTVTLVPAITRVLYPALVAYSDDPVKLSEAYRLATLLVLTLEAPVAAFLFLNPEAFLSIFGTQWTGAVPFLRVLAIAPLIDPFSRLGGEILKVYHHDRLWIVSLVLTLLTFVVAGYFLISAFGPIGMAWANYLPIGGLVMAWGIHRIAPGPFFRLLRDIVVIYLAPIVPFLIAYLAAGDRLWLRFGLSVLAGLVTAAFYWRKFGRSFVAFFRNRSGEAAAAVTAPVDRID
- a CDS encoding HDIG domain-containing protein, with the protein product MTRDEALALMHSNVQAEGLRRHVIAVEAAMGLYAEKLGADPDLWRLAGLLHDYDWEIHPTLEAHPAEGVPMLREAGCPEDVVQAILSHNTAGTGVERSRPIDFALLACDEVTGLAIASTLVRPSKDIRDVKIKSLKKRWKEKAFARGVNREEVEEATEDFSRECFGGTLELWEHVQNVLGAMQGAAEELGLDGRLAQA
- a CDS encoding S9 family peptidase, whose translation is MAYPATERIEHYDDYHGTKVHDPYRWLEDDVRESDEVAQWVEKQNKVTFGYLDQIPERERIKQRLTELWDYEKLSTPWQQGGRYFVFRNNGLQNQNVLFVKDSFEGEERVLIDPNTWSDDGTVAMRSTSVDPKGKYLAYAIGDAGSDWQTWRVMEVDSGMVLDDELKWVKFSGADWTPDGKGFFYGRYAKPEEGAEFQSLNLNRKIYYHRIGTPQSDDVMVYARPDHPDWGFWPEVTEDGKYLILHTSIGTDARYRIFYRDLSEPLGGMVELIDNFDHEYTFVASNGPVFYFQTNNGAPKRRLIAIDTQNPALENWREVIPESEATLIEVEFVNGQFLARFLEDAKTAVRVHAESGEFVRNVDFPGIGTATGFYGDHDDNETFYSFSSFTTPTSVYRYDLETGTSELLDTAKVDFDPADFTVRQIFYESKDGTRVPMFLAHKKGVKDDGTNPTLLYGYGGFDIPMRPSFSITRLAWMEMGGVFAMANLRGGGEYGEEWHKAGTKLQKQNVFDDFIAAAEWLIDNKVTKKEKLAIQGGSNGGLLVGAAITQRPDLFQAALPAVGVMDMLRFHKFTAGRFWTDDYGSSDDPEEFKALYAYSPYHNLEEASYPATLVTTADTDDRVVPGHSFKFAAQLQHAHKGDAPVMIRIETRAGHGGGTPTTMRIEQYTDLWGFLVKNLDMELPPMVESDQAPLGAQ